From one Trifolium pratense cultivar HEN17-A07 linkage group LG1, ARS_RC_1.1, whole genome shotgun sequence genomic stretch:
- the LOC123910840 gene encoding uncharacterized protein LOC123910840, with amino-acid sequence MPSPKLTMRLVIDTKNDKVLFAETSKPVVDFLFYLLTLPLGTVVKLIRNKGTVGNGSIENVYQSVQDLDEIYMHPQQSKDHLLNPMASISSNEFCNLFPTPDDNSSGISDFLLVNELDPEDYEEEDELARHTLFYACPNFCSIDVTSDKTTICSRCNIAMNHETTSELVTNDVAEENTSSILNGFVKNNATFLVMDDLVIQPVTSVIDVVNKFNLSKISSLQDMVVELGLDEGIKLLKASLQSKKVLTSVFLKKEC; translated from the exons atgcCTAGCCCCAAATTGACCATGAGGCTTGTTATTGACACTAAGAATGACAAAGTTCTCTTTGCTGAAACATCAAAACCCGTTGTAGATTTTCTTTTCTACTTACTAACCTTGCCTTTAGGCACTGTGGTAAAGCTCATTAGAAACAAGGGCACGGTTGGTAATGGTAGCATAGAAAATGTGTATCAAAGTGTCCAAGACCTCGATGAGATATACATGCATCCACAACAATCTAAGGATCATCTCTTAAATCCAATGGCTTCAATCTCttcaaatgaattttgtaaCCTTTTTCCAACACCGGACGACAATTCATCAGGAATCTCCGACTTTCTTCTCGTGAACGAGTTGGATCCGGAGGATTATGAGGAAGAGGATGAGTTGGCACGACATACTCTATTTTATGCATGCCCAAATTTTTGTAGCATAGATGTAACAAGTGATAAGACAACTATTTGCTCTCGGTGCAATATAGCTATGAACCATGAAACAACTAGTGAACTTGTCACTAACGATGTTGCTGAAGAGAATACTTCTTCGATTCTTAATGGATTTGTGAAAAATAATGCAACTTTCTTGGTGATGGATGATTTAGTTATTCAACCTGTTACTTCAGTAATTGACGTAGTTAATAAGTTCAATTTATCAAAGATTAGTTCCTTGCAAGACATGGTGGTTGAATTAGGGCTGGATGAG GGTATCAAATTGCTCAAGGCTTCGCTACAATCAAAGAAGGTGTTGACAAGTGTTTTCCTCAAGAAGGAATGTTGA